The Panicum virgatum strain AP13 chromosome 3N, P.virgatum_v5, whole genome shotgun sequence genome includes the window AACACGAATGCACATCATTTTTTGCCTATAGTTTTGCAGTGTTCAGGTCCAGCTACTGATTTCGTTGACTTGTACTGCTCATCTCCATCATACTCCAAATGAAGGTCCGTTTGTGATTGATTATAGCTCGTTGCATCTACATGCCATAGCTGTTGCCTTTTCCACTACACTAAAATGTTATGTGCAGTGCTCTTGATGCTTTCTGTCAGAACCCTTTAACAGTTTAAGCAGGCAAATTTACATTTGTTAACAATCTAATTGGTTTGAGTGCTTAACTGCTCTAAGATACATAGAAGTGGGTACTTTTACTAGTTCAGGTTAAAATAATGTCAGTTCCGACCAAAGCAGTCATAATTTTGTTACTGCTTGCTAATTggacttcagagttcagacaaaGAGCATATCTGCTAACCTTTTGGATATCTGGGTTCTTTTTTAttaggaaaaagtctaaattactcccctcaactatagccaaagtatggataaccccctaaactatcgtttggttcattttatCCCCAGACTATACCATTTGGTTAAAATTACCCCCTTATTTCTCCATtcataggtggagttttaagttgaaattttacaacataatagtacacaccataacgcatgttagaaaaataatcataatttttaccattattttgataggttaggatatttaataataaattaatcattgtaattcaaaattatatgaaaactaatggcgaaaattatgaaactttttctaaatatgcattgtgatgccCACTACTatcttgcaaaatttaaaattaaaattcaacttgtgtatggagaaacaaaaaagataaattctattatggggtaaaataaactaaatggcatagtttagggggtaaattgaaccaagttttagtttagggggttatccaaactttggctatagttgaggggggtaaattgaacttttttctttttattatttGTCCAATGCACCTCATGGAGTATTACCTCCGTCTGTCCACTTACCTTGGTGGAAATTGCTGTAGATAGCTTGCTACCTAGCATCACTCTCAGGGACAATTTGTAGTTTTATCTGGCTTCTTGTGTCCATTAACCAGATCTTGGTCTGTATACTATGTGGGTAGTTTCTTTGAAGGTTGGTGACTAGATAGCTTGTTGCGCCATAAATATTTTGGTGCTTGTTTTGGCTGCTAGAAAATGAGCTAGTAAATCTGGATATTAAAAATCAACTTGAACAAATGAAGCTACTCTTAAATATCCACTTTCATGTTCATTGTATTATTTCTTTCAATTGTGTGCTGAAGTGTCCGTTGCATCATCAGCAGGTTCCTGTGTCTAGCTATATTATTAAGCACTCACTAAAGTTGAAAGGTAGCGATGCTGGAACGGTATGTTCTGCTGAGTTGCTCCCAACATGATTCTGGTCAGTCTTCTGTACTGAGACTACAAATTAACTTGTCATAATGTTGTGCGTCCTTAAAGGTTGTCAACATACATGCTGCTAGTGAGAAGTTTGCTGAATTAGTTCATCTCCTTGAGTCAAGTTTTGATGTGAGAACTTTCAAAGAGAAGCTGGAAGATGAATATCTTGAGATACCTACAGACAGTGTGAAACGCGTTTGTGCAGGTCAGTATTCAACATAATGTGTTCTTGCAGGTCATTATTCAGCATTGTAGTTTTAAAATTTGTAAGGTCCTCTGAACTGCTTTGTCCTTTGTAATCTGATACTTTTTGGTGTTTGCTTATACGATTGTGTGATATAGTTTGTTACAGTACTTATAGTCTTTAAGATACCTACAATATGATATCCTTTGTATACATTTTGATTATTAAATTTAGTTTGTTGCAGTACCTGCACATTTTCTAATGATTTAATCTGATTCTTTTATTGTCATATGACTGATATTTGGTTTGCTTTAAGTAACATTTGGGACCAAAGCATGTGACTCTCAGCATTTCAGGACTTATACTACGAGAAATAAAGGACTTTTGGCGAGTGGCACTTCTTGTATCCATTCTCTCCAACCCAGAAGCTGAAAATGCTGCTGGCATCCTCAACAAGCAGGATGAGCTGCATTGGAGAAAAGAGAAATACATCAGAGTTGAGCGTGCCATAACTGACTTAGGTAAAGTAGTAAATGATGGTTGTGGTATTTGTGATTTTCCCATAACGGCAATCGTGGGGATTTACTTGTTCATAGTTTGCTCAACTGTGCTGGTTTGCTATTTTGCTTCTCCAGATCTTGATGGGGTGTGGAAGCTGAAGCTGGTACTTGACGGCAAATCTATTATGGGTGATATGCAGGTCAAGTCAGGAGGTCCATTGATAGGAAAATGGGTAAGTAAATTATGGCTCTGCCCCCTTCCTCATATCACTAATTCTAGACCCAGAAAAAACTTGCATGACACATGTTCCTTGCCGCAGCAACAACGTGCCCTGAAATGGCAGCTTGCGCATCCGAACGGAACCATGGATGAGTGCATCGAATGGATGAAACAGTCGCAGTCGAAATGCCAAAAAGTAGAATCCAGCACCTGATACGGGATGGCATTTTGAGCATAGGCATAAGCCATAGGCAGTCTTCAGATAGGTAAACCAGCTGCAGTAGCAACAGTTTGCGTCAGTTTAGCCACCACCTGGGTTGAACACTGAAACGCCTGCTGCCACCAATGGGAAATGTAAGATCGTCATCATAGGGTCATGTCTTGGTCTCGGCGGATTTGATGTCACCAGTTTACCCAGAGTTGTCGATAATTTTTGAAAAAGTACCCATCTTCTGGTTATCATGTAATTGTTCCAATAAAATTCTAGGTGATCGATTACAAGTGAACTCTGACAGGAACACTCTAATACGAAAGAAATTGGAAAGGAAAAGACAGGAGGAAACTCCGAATGCCTACTATAAACAAATTTGGCACTCAACTGTCACCGAATAACAGCACCCAACACCATGCACATCAGTTGTTAAGTAGGCACATTACCAAATAACATGTTAAGAGTACATACATACCCAATGTCATTGCATCACTACAGGGTCATAGCATATAATAGCTTAATAATCCATCTAAGGTAGCAGCACTACAGGGTCATAGCATTATAATAGCATAATAATCCATCTCAGGAAACAGCACTACAGGGTCATAGCATAATAGCTTAATAATCCATCTAAGGAAGCGTCACTACTAGGTCATAGCATAACAGAGACATCTGGTATCATATCATCATTCCAATGTCGTCACCAAATTGCTCAAGGAAGCAGTGACCAAGCGACCAACACATGCAGCCTAGTCGCGCCAATCGTGAAATAGCCTTCACTTCTCAAGGCACATCTAGCACGGAAAGTCATCTCCCTTGCGGCAGTAATGCTACTCTGGCCATCTTCACCTAGCTGCGCAGCCTCGAAGCCAATGATCAGTTTGCCTTGCTCCTCAGATACCACGATGCTGCGCTGCAGATCAACCTTCCCATCATCGGCGACGGACACCTCCCGTCCTCGGGTGTCCAGCAGCACTGCCTTCTCGCCGATGCTCATGGTGCGGGCGGTGATGCGCGCACAGAAGTTGCCTGACCC containing:
- the LOC120666977 gene encoding tRNA nucleotidyltransferase cca2-like; amino-acid sequence: MLERSLKVVNIHAASEKFAELVHLLESSFDVRTFKEKLEDEYLEIPTDSVKRVCAGLILREIKDFWRVALLVSILSNPEAENAAGILNKQDELHWRKEKYIRVERAITDLDLDGVWKLKLVLDGKSIMGDMQVKSGGPLIGKWQQRALKWQLAHPNGTMDECIEWMKQSQSKCQKVESST